In Moorena sp. SIOASIH, the following proteins share a genomic window:
- a CDS encoding UDP-glucose/GDP-mannose dehydrogenase family protein produces the protein MKISIFGLGYVGAVTAACLTRDGHEVIGVDVNPEKVALIAKGKSPIVEPKLGELLADGVAAGLIKATTDAEAAVVQSDLSLISVGTPPAERGEPDLTYVWNVCKEIGAAVSRKKTNHVVVLRSTIPPGTLQKCQTLLDSVTGDGLIHLAFNPEFLREGSAIRDYDQPPYTIIGTKSPVAEAAMRQMYAKIDAPVIVVEPAVAEMVKYVANTWHAAKVGFANEIGRIAKAFGIDGREVMNIIVQDTKLNVSPVYMRPGFAYGGSCLPKDLSALLYYARSMDVPVPLLNTLPATNNLQVDLAVQEVLRLGVRKIALFGLAFKPGTDDLRESPAVLLVKRLLGEGCEVKIYDKAVYKARLMGTNLAYIQSNLPHFEALLMAEPQQALEGAELAVVTHATPEFRQVLLEAPEATQILDLAGIFSEPVQELNYRGIAW, from the coding sequence ATGAAGATTAGTATTTTTGGTCTTGGATATGTCGGTGCTGTCACAGCAGCTTGCTTGACACGGGATGGACATGAAGTAATTGGGGTCGATGTCAATCCAGAAAAAGTGGCTCTGATTGCTAAAGGAAAGTCTCCAATTGTGGAGCCCAAATTAGGTGAATTGCTAGCTGACGGAGTAGCAGCTGGCTTAATCAAGGCTACCACAGATGCTGAAGCTGCAGTAGTCCAGTCAGATCTTTCCCTGATCAGTGTTGGCACGCCTCCCGCAGAAAGGGGAGAACCAGACCTAACCTATGTTTGGAATGTGTGCAAGGAAATTGGAGCTGCTGTTAGCCGCAAAAAAACAAACCATGTCGTTGTATTGCGCAGTACAATTCCACCAGGCACCCTACAAAAATGCCAGACTCTGCTCGACAGTGTTACCGGCGATGGCTTGATACACCTAGCCTTTAACCCAGAGTTTTTACGGGAGGGTTCCGCTATCCGGGATTATGATCAGCCGCCTTACACCATCATTGGTACCAAATCCCCTGTAGCAGAAGCAGCAATGCGGCAGATGTATGCCAAGATAGATGCTCCGGTCATAGTGGTCGAACCAGCTGTGGCGGAAATGGTTAAATATGTTGCCAATACGTGGCACGCTGCCAAGGTCGGTTTTGCCAACGAAATTGGTAGAATCGCCAAGGCATTTGGGATAGACGGACGGGAAGTCATGAACATTATCGTCCAGGACACAAAATTAAATGTCTCCCCGGTCTATATGCGTCCCGGCTTTGCTTATGGAGGTTCCTGCCTACCCAAAGATTTAAGTGCCTTACTTTACTATGCACGGAGTATGGATGTACCAGTCCCCCTGCTCAACACCCTCCCTGCTACTAACAACCTCCAGGTTGATTTAGCTGTGCAGGAAGTATTACGCCTAGGTGTGAGAAAAATCGCACTATTTGGTCTAGCATTTAAACCGGGTACAGACGACCTGCGGGAAAGTCCAGCAGTACTCCTAGTAAAGCGATTGCTGGGGGAGGGATGCGAGGTAAAGATTTACGACAAAGCCGTCTATAAAGCTCGGCTAATGGGTACCAATCTCGCCTATATCCAGAGTAATTTGCCTCACTTCGAGGCTTTGCTAATGGCAGAACCCCAGCAGGCTTTAGAGGGAGCAGAGCTAGCGGTGGTAACCCATGCCACACCAGAGTTTCGTCAGGTGTTACTAGAAGCTCCTGAAGCCACTCAGATTTTGGACCTAGCAGGTATTTTTTCTGAACCGGTTCAGGAATTAAATTACCGTGGAATCGCTTGGTAG
- a CDS encoding glycosyltransferase family 4 protein, which produces MASFDKVLIVVENLPVPFDRRVWMEATTLKKAGYQVSVICPTGKGYEKDYEVIDDIHIYRHPMPPDISSVTGYLREYATAVFWEFRLAHRVWRERGFNIVHICNPPDLLFLVAGWYKLLRGVRVIFDHHDINLEMYEAKYERKDIFYYGLSLAERLTFATADVVIATNESYREVALTRGKKKPEDIFVVRSGPDLSRFRPTPPNPAYRRNKKYLVGYVGVMGEPEGIDYLLKSVRYIVYEKQRQDIQFMLIGSGPMFEKLQELSENLGVADYVEFTGRIEDQELLERLSSCDVCVNPDKKMPYNERSTMNKIMEYMAMGKPIVQFDLLEGRRSAAGASVYAKGNDEVDFAEKILELIEDPERRKQMGLEGQCRMKEKLEWRYQAPKLLDAYAAISLKNNKCVTNKTGVAS; this is translated from the coding sequence ATGGCTTCGTTTGATAAAGTACTGATCGTCGTAGAAAATTTGCCTGTCCCCTTTGACAGGCGAGTGTGGATGGAAGCCACGACCCTAAAAAAAGCTGGGTATCAAGTTTCGGTGATTTGTCCGACAGGGAAAGGCTATGAAAAAGACTACGAGGTCATTGATGATATTCACATCTATCGCCACCCCATGCCACCTGATATAAGCTCAGTTACAGGATATCTGCGAGAGTACGCCACAGCGGTTTTTTGGGAATTCCGCCTTGCACATCGGGTCTGGCGGGAACGTGGGTTTAATATTGTCCATATTTGCAATCCACCTGATTTACTCTTTTTGGTCGCGGGTTGGTACAAACTGCTCCGGGGTGTACGGGTCATCTTTGACCACCACGATATCAATCTGGAGATGTACGAAGCCAAGTATGAACGCAAAGACATATTTTACTACGGACTGAGTCTGGCTGAACGCTTGACCTTTGCGACAGCAGACGTAGTAATCGCCACCAACGAATCCTACCGAGAGGTAGCACTCACCCGTGGTAAGAAGAAACCAGAGGATATTTTTGTAGTGCGCAGTGGACCAGATCTTTCTCGGTTTAGACCTACACCGCCTAATCCCGCCTACCGTAGAAACAAAAAGTACTTAGTCGGGTATGTTGGGGTGATGGGAGAACCAGAAGGCATCGACTACCTGCTGAAGTCTGTGCGCTACATTGTCTATGAAAAGCAACGCCAAGACATTCAATTCATGCTGATTGGCAGTGGACCGATGTTCGAGAAACTTCAGGAATTATCTGAAAACTTAGGGGTTGCTGACTACGTGGAATTCACTGGACGGATTGAGGATCAGGAACTTTTGGAACGGCTTTCTAGCTGTGATGTGTGTGTCAATCCTGACAAGAAAATGCCCTACAATGAACGCTCCACCATGAACAAAATTATGGAATACATGGCTATGGGCAAACCCATTGTCCAATTTGATCTCTTGGAAGGAAGGCGTTCAGCGGCGGGAGCCTCTGTTTATGCTAAGGGTAACGACGAAGTAGATTTTGCCGAAAAAATACTGGAGCTTATCGAAGATCCAGAACGCAGAAAGCAGATGGGATTGGAGGGTCAGTGCCGGATGAAGGAGAAGCTTGAGTGGCGTTACCAAGCCCCTAAGCTGTTGGATGCTTATGCTGCAATTTCTCTCAAAAATAACAAATGTGTTACTAATAAAACCGGCGTTGCATCATAG